One region of Armigeres subalbatus isolate Guangzhou_Male chromosome 3, GZ_Asu_2, whole genome shotgun sequence genomic DNA includes:
- the LOC134222987 gene encoding uncharacterized protein LOC134222987 produces MFKLKNKLKNKFKSSKIDCHPDDFSLLSFDFSPERSPAPPPMTSEESDNNTFPGCEHSLINDGCEPPPGSVEESGPTSSNSSGQQSSSMNYSCCYNYNFNINYNFSPPPHGCNTGRESPKWCDEEICEELHLFDSDSNLAADVPVEPIKKSKPSKKSRSASTDRGKRSFSSMSSKVTPGNPRLLKASMKAPRCLSTSDLSTYKGSGYSDHSYDYNNICNRLHSVKITEMLDQKGTNLTDHDRRILHCMVLKRIKEIERLEESVVAKQCWEQEKAYRKSLLDEQERNYKKAIRQKRNIEKIEIRNRKQRLERLEQQQIEKIQNEITEKDIRSCSLRKTLEIQKGIKECEKKNRELKRIEDATINQEEKTLDKDIWRQALVDHLEERVQRADELRHRVLDVYKRRVKIDNQLERKMHDHNLKQTLEQERYKLMKLQERIMMRESRFQRFKDSKKRIFDQLKSRAKTTAALRDMVKHSISPDTCAKTIGGSQQRMVNVVQVK; encoded by the coding sequence ATGTTTAAGCTGAAAAATAAACTAAAGAATAAGTTTAAATCGTCAAAGATCGATTGCCATCCGGACGATTTCAGTTTGCTGTCCTTTGACTTCAGTCCTGAAAGATCTCCAGCACCACCGCCAATGACGTCGGAGGAATCGGATAATAACACATTCCCAGGATGTGAACATTCATTAATTAACGACGGATGTGAGCCACCTCCGGGAAGTGTCGAAGAGAGTGGTCCGACCAGTTCTAACAGCAGTGGGCAGCAGTCTTCTTCGATGAACTACAGCTGCTGTTATAATTACAATTTCAACATCAACTACAACTTCTCTCCTCCTCCACATGGCTGCAACACCGGACGAGAGTCTCCGAAATGGTGTGACGAGGAGATTTGCGAGGAACTGCACCTCTTCGACAGTGATAGTAATTTGGCAGCGGACGTTCCTGTTGAACCGATTAAAAAAAGTAAACCCAGCAAAAAAAGCAGATCAGCCTCAACAGACCGAGGTAAAAGAAGTTTCTCGAGTATGTCTTCCAAAGTCACACCTGGTAATCCACGGCTGCTGAAAGCATCTATGAAAGCGCCCCGATGCTTGTCAACAAGCGATTTGTCCACATACAAGGGCAGTGGCTACAGCGACCACAGTTACGATTATAACAACATTTGCAATCGGTTGCACTCGGTGAAGATAACGGAAATGTTAGATCAGAAAGGCACCAATCTGACTGACCACGATCGACGGATTTTGCACTGCATGGTCTTGAAACGCATCAAGGAAATTGAGCGACTGGAAGAATCTGTTGTGGCGAAGCAGTGCTGGGAACAAGAAAAGGCTTATCGAAAATCGTTGCTCGATGAACAGGAGCGGAACTATAAAAAAGCCATCCGACAGAAGCGTAACATTGAGAAAATCGAGATCCGAAATCGCAAACAGCGATTGGAGCGATTGGAACAACAGCAGATCGAGAAGATTCAGAATGAAATAACCGAGAAGGACATCCGATCTTGCAGTTTGCGCAAAACCTTGGAAATACAGAAAGGCATTAAGGAGTGCGAGAAGAAGAATCGAGAGCTGAAGCGTATCGAAGATGCTACCATCAACCAGGAGGAGAAAACGCTGGACAAGGACATTTGGCGGCAGGCACTAGTCGACCACTTGGAGGAGCGCGTCCAACGGGCGGACGAACTCAGACACCGGGTCTTGGACGTGTACAAGCGACGAGTGAAGATCGACAACCAACTCGAAAGGAAGATGCATGACCACAATCTCAAGCAGACGCTGGAACAGGAGCGCTACAAACTGATGAAGCTGCAGGAGCGAATAATGATGCGGGAAAGTCGCTTCCAGCGGTTCAAGGACAGCAAGAAGCGTATATTCGATCAGCTGAAGAGCCGCGCCAAAACGACCGCCGCCCTCAGGGATATGGTGAAGCATTCGATTAGTCCGGATACCTGTGCGAAGACGATTGGCGGTAGCCAACAGCGGATGGTCAATGTGGTGCAGGTGAAGTGA